The proteins below come from a single Clupea harengus chromosome 21, Ch_v2.0.2, whole genome shotgun sequence genomic window:
- the LOC105907598 gene encoding chondroitin sulfate synthase 2-like produces MRFSMLISLIRPIGPVIVGISLGFTLSLLSVTWVDESCDSDGIAASEDILLGQPGSLKGARKPSSISTSTTENGDAEEDFEPRIVPYTKPAQPSQSKKVFRAKYASTELGIRERLFVGVLTSKTTLSSLGVAVNRTLNHHLDGRLAFFTGARNRKVPHGMLVISHGDERPVVGMFQTVNFLLEHHVDDYDWFFLVQDDVYTQPDRLKALVDHLSMRRELYMGHPEEFIGGEGQGRFCSGKAGYLLSRALLLKIKPFLDHCRNDIVSVRPDEWLGRCIIDYTSTNCMDELEGVQYNHFVLEPGFDLSQEESGAFRNALSVHPVSKPDQMYRLHKHFTEIELQRTYEEIEKLQAEIKNVSEVAVDGNRSALWPVGVSPPFEPKSRFEVMRWDYFTEDQLYTCADGSPKCPLEGADRLDVDDVIQTAVAELNRKYSPTLRLSKQRLVNGYRRFDPTRGMEYTLDLQLEARTEAGHSGPLSCRVHLVRPLSQVEIIPMPYVTEATRVHVLMPLVSDESSVALHFLDLYASNLFETADNAVLTFLFIYDPLEAQRVSQSDVFGEVKAKVAAYERKYPSVKVPWISVKTESPALLRVLDIVSRKHPVDTLFFLATPDTVVTTEFLNRCRMNAISGWQAFFPMHFQDYDPKVAYHDQPPPASPDLVREAGQFDRYAFDEACFYNADYMAARTHMAGDTQENRDNDDLLETLDVYDVFVRYSGLHVFRAVEPALHQRYRNRTCNPRLSEESFHRCVQSTLEGVGSRSQLAMLLFEQEPGNST; encoded by the exons ATGAGATTCTCGATGCTGATCTCTCTCATCAGGCCGATAGGGCCAGTTATTGTCGGTATCTCGTTGGGATTCACCCTGAGTTTGCTCAGCGTTACTTGGGTGGACGAGTCCTGCGATTCGGACGGGATTGCTGCCTCGGAAGACATTTTGCTGGGCCAGCCGGGAAGTCTGAAGGGAGCCCGAAAACCTAGCTCGATCTCCACCAGCACCACTGAAAATGGGGACGCCGAGGAGGACTTCGAGCCGAGAATAGTGCCTTACACGAAGCCAGCCCAGCCAAGCCAGTCCAAGAAAGTTTTCAG GGCCAAGTATGCCAGCACAGAGCTGGGCATTCGGGAGCGTCTCTTCGTTGGAGTCCTCACCTCCAAGACTACGCTGAGCTCCCTGGGAGTGGCTGTCAACCGCACCCTGAATCACCACCTGGACGGCCGCCTGGCTTTCTTCACCGGGGCCCGCAACCGCAAGGTGCCACACGGCATGCTGGTGATCTCCCACGGCGACGAGCGCCCGGTCGTCGGCATGTTCCAGACAGTCAACTTCTTGCTGGAGCACCACGTCGACGACTACGACTGGTTCTTCTTAGTCCAGGACGACGTCTACACCCAGCCGGACCGGCTCAAGGCTCTGGTGGATCACCTCAGCATGAGGCGCGAGCTCTACATGGGGCACCCGGAGGAGTTCATCGGCGGGGAGGGACAGGGGAGGTTCTGCAGCGGGAAGGCGGGATACCTGCTCTCGCGGGCTCTCCTCCTCAAGATCAAGCCCTTCCTGGACCACTGCCGCAATGACATCGTCAGCGTCAGGCCGGACGAGTGGCTCGGCCGCTGCATCATCGACTACACCAGCACCAACTGCATGGACGAGCTGGAG GGTGTGCAGTACAACCATTTTGTGTTGGAGCCAGGCTTTGATCTGAGTCAAGAGGAGAGCGGAGCTTTCCGGAATGCCCTGTCCGTCCACCCTGTGTCCAAGCCTGATCAGATGTATCGTCTGCATAAGCACTTCACTGAGATCGAACTACAGAGGACCTATGAGGAGATTGAGAAACTACAG GCGGAGATAAAGAACGTGAGTGAGGTGGCCGTGGATGGAAACCGCAGTGCACTGTGGCCCGTCGGTGTGTCACCTCCCTTCGAGCCTAAGTCGCGCTTCGAGGTCATGCGCTGGGACTACTTTACTGAGGACCAGCTCTACACCTGCGCTGATGGCTCGCCCAAGtgtccactagagggcgccGACCGGCTGGACGTGGACGACGTCATCCAGACGGCCGTGGCCGAGCTGAACCGCAAGTACTCTCCGACGCTGCGCCTGTCCAAACAGCGGCTCGTCAACGGCTACCGCCGCTTCGACCCGACGCGCGGCATGGAGTACACTCTGGACCTGCAGCTGGAGGCGCGCACTGAGGCTGGGCACAGCGGCCCGCTCTCCTGCCGCGTGCACCTGGTGCGGCCGCTCAGCCAGGTGGAGATCATCCCCATGCCCTACGTGACGGAGGCCACGCGGGTTCACGTGCTGATGCCGCTGGTCAGTGACGAGAGCTCCGTGGCGCTGCACTTCCTCGACCTGTACGCCTCCAACCTGTTTGAGACGGCCGATAACGCCGTGCTCACCTTCCTGTTCATCTACGACCCGCTCGAAGCCCAGCGCGTCAGCCAGAGCGACGTCTTCGGCGAGGTCAAGGCCAAGGTGGCCGCCTACGAACGCAAGTACCCGTCTGTCAAGGTCCCCTGGATCAGCGTGAAGACGGAGAGCCCGGCCCTGCTGCGCGTGCTGGACATCGTCTCGCGGAAACACCCCGTGGACACACTCTTCTTCTTGGCCACGCCGGACACAGTGGTCACCACCGAGTTCCTCAACCGCTGCCGGATGAACGCCATCAGCGGCTGGCAGGCCTTCTTCCCCATGCACTTCCAGGACTACGACCCCAAGGTGGCGTACCATGACCAGCCACCCCCAGCCTCTCCGGACCTGGTGCGCGAGGCCGGGCAGTTTGACCGGTACGCGTTCGATGAGGCCTGCTTTTACAACGCAGACTACATGGCTGCCAGGACACACATGGCTGGAGACACTCAAGAGAACAGG GACAACGACGATCTTCTGGAGACACTGGACGTGTATGATGTGTTTGTCCGCTACTCCGGCTTGCATGTATTCCGCGCTGTGGAACCGGCTTTGCACCAGCGCTACCGGAACCGCACCTGTAACCCGCGCCTGAGCGAGGAGTCGTTCCACCGCTGCGTCCAGAGCACGCTGGAGGGTGTGGGCTCACGGTCGCAGCTGGCCATGCTTCTATTTGAGCAGGAGCCAGGAAACAGCACCTGA